A single Fusarium oxysporum Fo47 chromosome IV, complete sequence DNA region contains:
- a CDS encoding Metallo-dependent phosphatase-like protein yields the protein MSDLDKAIAQLRACRPIPEAQVRELCHKARELLIEEGNVVTVSAPVTICGDIHGQFHDLMELFRVGGDVPDTNYLFMGDFVDRGFYSLESFLLLLCLKVRYPDRMTLIRGNHESRQITTVYGFYDECIRKYGSANVWRYCCDIFDYLALGAIVLGASNTMSPGVEPVDDETEIEVCDQNGSIMSRFPRRRPDDSSQDQIQSPGGTAMDKTGPPGSGASGSSGGSVGNPAGAVLCVHGGLSPLVDTVDKIRLIDRKQEVPHEGAMCDLLWSDPDEIDGWGLSPRGAGFLFGADIVKVFNHRNDLSLIARAHQLVMEGFKEMFDASIVTVWSAPNYCYRCGNVAAVLELSEDESGTGLFARSNGDVGRSDGGTGVMMEGGMPPRSGPARRYRVFQAAPQDSRGMPAKKPVADYFL from the exons ATGAGCGACCTCGACAA GGCCATTGCGCAGCTGCGCGCATGCCGACCGATTCCGGAAGCGCAAGTCCGCGAGCTCTGTCATAAAGCTCGGGAACTTTTAATAGAAGAGGGCAACGTCGTCACTGTATCGGCACCAGTAACG ATATGTGGTGACATTCATGGCCAATTCCACGATTTGATGGAGCTCTTTCGAGTTGGAGGCGATGTTCCAGATACAAATTACCTGTTCATGG GCGACTTCGTCGATCGCGGCTTCTATTCACTGGAATCTTTCCTCCTTTTGCTCTGCCTAAAAGTTCGATACCCCGATAGGATGACACTAATCCGCGGCAACCACGAATCTCGTCAAATCACCACAGTCTACGGTTTTTACGATGAGTGCATAAGAAAGTACGGCAGCGCTAATGTTTGGCGTTACTGTTGCGACATCTTTGATTACCTGGCGCTTGGTGCGATCGTATTGGGCGCCTCCAACACCATGTCGCCTGGGGTGGAACCTGTCGATGACGAAACTGAGATCGAGGTTTGCGACCAGAACGGCTCTATAATGAGCCGTTTCCCCCGACGTCGGCCAGATGATAGCTCGCAAGATCAGATCCAAAGCCCAGGTGGGACAGCGATGGACAAGACAGGCCCCCCAGGATCGGGCGCTTCAGGGTCAAGCGGTGGCTCGGTGGGAAATCCAGCCGGAGCAGTGCTTTGTGTTCATGGCGGTTTGAGTCCATTGGTCGATACAGTTGACAAGATTCGCTTGATTGACCGCAAACAAGAAGTCCCCCATGAAGGTGCCATGTGCGATTTACTCTGGTCCGACCCAGACGAGATCGACGGCTGGGGTCTTTCCCCAAGAGGTGCAGGTTTCCTCTTTGGAGCTGATATCGTCAAGGTGTTCAACCATCGAAACGACCTGAGTCTCATTGCCCGCGCGCACCAGCTTGTCATGGAGGGATTCAAGGAAATGTTCGATGCTTCTATCGTCACTGTGTGGTCTGCTCCGAACTATTGCTACCGCTGTGGAAATGTTGCTGCGGTCCTGGAACTCTCTGAAGACGAGTCTGGCACAGGTCTCTTTGCCCGTAGCAATGGTGATGTTGGCAGAAGTGATGGCGGTACTGGAGTCATGATGGAGGGCGGTATGCCTCCTAGGAGCGGTCCTGCGCGGCGATACAGGGTTTTCCAAGCTGCACCACAAGATTCGCGAGGAATGCCTGCCAAGAAGCCAGTCGCGGATTACTTCTTGTGA
- a CDS encoding Cullin translates to MNDLEQGIDMQMYMGVYTAVHNFCTSQKAVGMTGPAMHSNHRGAHLLGEELYNKLIDYLQHHLDSLVNESKAHTDEALLAFYIKEWGRYTVAAKYIHHLFRYLNRHWVKREIDEGKKNIYDVYTLHLVQWRKELFEKVSDKVMDAVLKLVEKQRNGETIEHGQIKQVVDSFVSLGLDEADPSKSTLDVYRYHFERPFLTATKEFYVAESKQFVAENSVVEYMKKAEARLSEEEERVRMYLHQDIAIPLKKTCNQALIADHSSLLREEFQVLLDNDREEDMARMYNLLSRIPDGLEPLRARFETHVRKAGLAAVQKVQSSEGDKLEPKVYVDALLEIHTQYQGLVKRAFNDEPEFTRSLDNACREFVNRNEVCKAGSNKSPELLAKYTDVLLRKSSTSIEEAELERTLSQIMTVFKYIEDKDVFQKFYSRMLARRLVHSNSSSDDAETSMISKLKEACGFEYTNKLQRMFQDMQISKDLNKDFREHLEGVEYTKAVDSTFSILGTGFWPLTAPSTDFNPPPEIAAEIERFIRFYKHKHDGRKLTWLWHLCKGEIKAGYCKASKTPYTFQVSIYQMAILLLFNEKDTYSYEDMLSATQLSKEVLDQALAVILKAKVLIMSGAAGEKPGAGKSFKLNYDFKSKKIRVNLNLGGVKEAKQEEAETNKTIEEDRKLVLQSAIVRIMKARKKMKHTQLVSETINQIRSRFVPKVGDIKKCIEILLDKEYLERLEDDELGYLA, encoded by the exons ATGAACGATCTCGAGCAGGGTATCGACATGCAAATGTACATGGGCGTCTACAC CGCTGTCCATAATTTCTGTACATCCCAAAAAGCAGTTGGCATGACTGGTCCTGCTATGCACAGTAACCACAGAGGCG CACATCTGCTAGGGGAAGAACTCTACAACAAGCTCATTGATTACCTCCAGCACCATCTCGATAGCCTTGTGAATGAAAGCAAGGCCCACACCGACGAGGCGCTGCTCGCTTTCTATATCAAAGAATGGGGGCGTTACACAGTTGCCGCCAAATATATCCACCATCTCTTCCGCTATCTCAATAGACATTGGGTCAAGCGAGAAATTGatgaagggaagaagaatatcTACGATGTCTACACACTGCATCTTGTGCAATGGAGGAAGGAGCTATTCGAAAAGGTCAGTGATAAGGTTATGGATGCGGTGCTTAAGCTTGTGGAGAAGCAAAGGAACGGCGAGACCATCGAACACGGCCAAATCAAGCAAGTCGTGGATTCCTTTGTCTCTCTGGGACTGGATGAAGCAGACCCCTCCAAGTCAACCCTTGATGTCTACCGCTATCATTTCGAGCGTCCTTTCCTCACTGCTACCAAAGAGTTTTACGTGGCAGAGTCTAAGCAATTTGTTGCCGAGAACAGCGTCGTGGAATACATGAAGAAGGCGGAGGCTCGCCTgtctgaggaggaggagcgcGTTCGCATGTACCTGCATCAAGACATCGCCATTCCTCTTAAGAAGACTTGCAATCAAGCTCTTATCGCCGATCACTCCAGTCTACTTCGGGAAGAGTTCCAGGTGCTTCTGGATAACGACCGTGAAGAGGATATGGCACGAATGTACAACCTTCTTTCGAGAATCCCCGACGGCCTCGAACCGCTTAGAGCCCGTTTTGAGACACACGTGAGAAAGGCCGGTCTCGCTGCTGTGCAGAAGGTCCAATCGTCAGAGGGCGATAAGCTTGAACCAAAGGTTTACGTCGACGCTCTGCTCGAAATTCACACCCAGTACCAAGGCCTTGTGAAGAGAGCTTTCAATGATGAGCCAGAGTTTACACGTTCTCTTGATAACGCCTGCAGGGAGTTTGTCAATCGGAACGAAGTTTGCAAGGCTGGATCCAACAAATCGCCTGAACTTCTAGCTAAATACACTGATGTCCTGCTCAGAAAGAGCAGCACCAGTATTGAAGAGGCAGAATTGGAACGTACTTTGAGTCAGATCATGACAGTTTTTAAGTACATTGAGGACAAGGATGTCTTCCAGAAGTTCTATTCGCGGATGCTGGCCCGGCGTTTGGTGCATAGCAACTCCTCTTCAGATGACGCTGAGACTAGCATGATCAGCAAACTAAAAGAGGCGTGCGGTTTCGAATACACGAACAAACTTCAGCGTATGTTCCAGGATATGCAAATTTCTAAGGACTTGAATAAAGATTTCCGCGAGCATCTTGAAGGCGTCGAATACACCAAGGCCGTTGATTCAACTTTCTCGATTCTGGGAACTGGATTCTGGCCATTGACGGCACCGAGCACTGACTTCAACCCGCCTCCCGAGATTGCGGCCGAGATCGAGCGCTTTATCCGCTTCTACAAGCATAAGCATGACGGGCGTAAGCTCACGTGGTTGTGGCATCTTTGCAAGGGCGAGATCAAAGCTGGCTATTGCAAGGCCAGCAAGACTCCGTACACCTTCCAGGTCTCGATTTACCAGATGGCCATTCTCCTCCTTTTCAACGAGAAGGACACTTACAGCTACGAGGATATGCTCAGTGCCACTCAACTGAGCAAGGAAGTTTTGGACCAGGCCCTCGCTGTTATTCTGAAGGCCAAGGTACTCATCATGTCTGGCGCGGCCGGTGAGAAGCCAGGAGCCGGTAAATCCTTCAAATTAAACTACGACTTCAAGAGCAAAAAGATCAGGGTGAACTTGAACCTCGGTGGTGTGAAGGAGGCCAAGCAGGAGGAGGCCGAGACAAACAAGACAATTGAGGAAGACCGAAAACTGGTCCTCCAA TCTGCCATCGTCCGAATCATGAAGGCTCGTAAGAAGATGAAACACACCCAGCTCGTAAGCGAGACCATCAACCAAATCCGCTCGCGATTTGTTCCAAAGGTCGGCGATATCAAGAAATGCATTGAAATCCTACTAGACAAGGAGTATCTGGAGCGTTTGGAAGACGACGAGCTAGGTTACCTAGCTTAA
- a CDS encoding transport protein Avl9-domain-containing protein, translated as MSSDESPPSGLGAPESHDDLKPILSPILPSSPASSTKVDFIPLVTVVGFHHARGPEVENWFGADEGSDPAADYGWSLLPFMALSDGAHASEEDFSYFTLLRPETETKPATSLFGISCTRQLDSSQLINRPADVTRSTVQKAVVVIADSPQFFGMLRERLSIVTQAWFAQREFTDVEILRRFQESLADEKSKGILNDQVDRDQYLGMSLRELIHEYKWQTLVLLKCCLLQPKMLFFGSRCDRLCMMQFSLLSLIPGLIRNLQDSADPELNSYETSLSKPTSLRTSDRNSLLCYMGLPLQIFGKVSLGSLFGPYTPLQQLDILADFGTKSYIVGSTNSLLLQQKDRYSDILINLDEDSVVINSPSLRSALTLTAADRRWIDYLTHEINETWDEANPSRPKTLKYVGSEEFIRLQFEEYILALISSVKYHNYLNVNPNNPKAILPEVEGDPVADFGYEWVEAWKRTENYRMWNGNTDSHLFDIVDPRHPCAGGLNIEDVQRRIAEQVKELHLDERFAQGKEVLGRNLAAGREKASFVLNKLYADMEALREAQRRRAEEARAASPLNGSSQPAGQDPSKTGQQGQSAGARAGAYIGSWAAWAGEKRRTSGWGAGWGRKPAPKADKSMDDSSSSSPIDKDYQMISAPVSRGGSSDDATARPGRGASFSESILSGVSEPGSRPTSGINKPLPGPPVPEKKDDGFQTEGVVGSKDKLPSAGPPRNENGVTTKE; from the exons ATGAGCTCCGACGAATCTCCTCCTAGCGGTCTTGGCGCACCCGAGTCCCACGATGACCTCAAGCCCATACTCTCACCCATTCTACCCTCCTCCCCTGCATCCTCTACCAAGGTCGATTTCATCCCGCTTGTTACTGTTGTCGGATTCCATCATGCAAGGGGCCCAGAAGTCGAGAATTGGTTTGGAGCAGACGAGGGGAGTGATCCTGCGGCTGATTATGGCTGGTCTTTGCTACCTTTCATGGCCTTGAGTGACGGGGCGCATGC ATCCGAGGAGGACTTCTCATACTTTACGCTGCTTCGCCCAGAGACGGAGACGAAACCCGCTACGTCACTGTTTGGAATTTCGTGCACCCGACAACTTGACTCGTCTCAGCTCATCAATCGCCCTGCCGATGTTACGCGATCCACTGTCCAGAAGGCTGTTGTGGTCATTGCCGATAGCCCTCAGTTCTTCGGCATGCTTCGTGAGCGTCTGAGTATTGTCACGCAGGCTTGGTTTGCGCAGCGTGAGTTTACCGATGTTGAGATTCTCCGCAGATTCCAGGAGAGCCTGGCAGATGAGAAATCCAAAGGCATTCTCAATGACCAGGTAGACCGAGACCAATATCTCGGTATGAGTCTTCGTGAACTGATACACGAATACAAATGGCAAACTTTGGTTTTGTTGAAGTGTTGCCTCCTCCAACCGAAG ATGCTCTTCTTTGGGTCGAGATGTGACAGGTTGTGCATGATGCAATTTTCTCTTTTGTCCTTGATACCCGGCCTCATTCGCAACCTGCAGGATAGTGCAGACCCAGAGTTGAACAGCTACGAGACAAGTCTATCAAAGCCTACCAGTTTGCGAACTAGTGATCGCAACTCCCTCCTCTGCTACATGGGCCTACCACTCCAGATATTTGGCAAGGTTAGTCTC GGAAGCTTGTTTGGACCCTATACCCCTCTGCAACAACTTGATATTCTCGCCGACTTTGGCACAAAGTCCTATATTGTCGGCAGTACAAACTCACTTCTCCTGCAGCAGAAGGATCGCTACAGTgatattctcatcaatctGGACGAGGACTCAGTTGTCATCAATTCTCCGTCACTCAGAAGCGCTTTGACTCTCACCGCTGCGGACCGGAGGTGGATAGACTATTTAACTCATGAGATCAACGAGACATGGGACGAAGCCAACCCTAGCAGGCCGAAGACGTTGAAATACGTCGGAAGCGAGGAGTTTATCAGGCTCCAGTTCGAAGAGTACATTCTCGCTCTTATCTCCTCCGTCAAATACCACAACTATCTTAACGTGAACCCAAACAACCCCAAAGCCATCCTTCCAGAGGTTGAGGGTGATCCTGTCGCAGACTTTGGTTATGAGTGGGTGGAGGCTTGGAAGCGCACTGAGAACTACCGCATGTGGAACGGAAACACTGATTCCCATTTGTTCGACATTGTCGACCCTCGACACCCTTGTGCAGGAGGCTTGAACATCGAGGATGTACAGCGTCGCATCGCAGAGCAAGTGAAAGAACTGCATCTGGACGAGCGTTTTGCGCAGGGCAAAGAAGTCCTCGGTCGGAATCTTGCCGCTGGTCGCGAAAAGGCATCCTTTGTTCTTAATAAATTGTATGCTGACATGGAAGCTTTGCGTGAAGCACAACGGCGCCGCGCTGAAGAAGCTCGCGCAGCATCGCCGCTGAACGGTTCTAGTCAGCCGGCCGGACAAGACCCTTCAAAAACCGGACAGCAAGGACAATCAGCTGGTGCGCGTGCCGGTGCTTACATCGGAAGTTGGGCAGCTTGGGCTGGTGAGAAGCGCCGAACAAGTGGATGGGGTGCTGGCTGGGGTCGCAAACCAGCCCCCAAGGCTGACAAGTCAATGGACGACTCGAGTTCAAGCAGTCCCATCGACAAAGACTACCAGATGATCAGCGCTCCCGTATCTCGAGGTGGCAGTTCCGATGATGCAACTGCACGACCAGGGAGAGGAGCAAGCTTCAGCGAGAGTATCCTCTCGGGAGTCAGCGAGCCAGGCAGCCGGCCGACCTCGGGGATCAACAAGCCTCTTCCAGGTCCACCAGTGCCCGAAAAGAAGGACGATGGGTTTCAGACCGAGGGAGTTGTTGGTTCGAAAGATAAACTGCCAAGCGCAGGCCCTCCTCGCAACGAGAACGGTGTAACGACTAAAGAATGA
- a CDS encoding guanine nucleotide binding protein, alpha subunit, translating to MGACMSSSNEEADQKKKSQAIDKILEEDSKRLRKECKILLLGSGESGKSTIVKQMKIIHLKGYSEDELFNYRPTVFKNLVECAKAVIMAMQQFDIEPQNEENKAHAEFLLEYQAESGPQAQIDPKVGAAVQALWNDPAKDLLMEHQTEFYLMDSAEYFFQEAMRIVSSDYLPNEMDVLRARTKTTGIYETRFQMGQLSIHMFDVGGQRSERKKWIHCFENVTSIIFCVALSEYDQVLLEESSQNRMMESLLLFDSVVNSRWFMRTSIILFLNKVDIFKQKLSRSPLGNYFPDYSGGNDVNKAAKYLLWRFNQVNRAHLNLYPHLTQATDTSNIRLVFAAVKETILNNALKDSGIL from the exons ATGGGCGCATGCATGAGCTCGAGTAATGAGGAGGCGGatcagaagaagaagagtcaGGCTATCGATAAAATTCTGGAGGAAGACTCAAAACGATTACGGAAAGAATGCAAGATTTTGCTGCTAG GTTCTGGCGAGAGTGGCAAGTCGACGATTGTCAAACAGATGAAAATTATCCATCTCAAAGGATACTCGGAAGATGAGCTGTTCAATTACCGGCCAACTGTCTTTAAAAACCTTGTGGAGTGCGCCAAGGCCGTTATTATGGCCATGCAACAATTCGACATCGAGCCCCAAAACGAGGAGAACAAGGCACATGCGGAGTTCCTATTAGAATACCAAGCCGAGTCTGGTCCTCAAGCGCAAATCGATCCGAAAGTGGGCGCAGCGGTACAAGCTCTGTGGAACGATCCAGCGAAGGATCTTCTCATGGAGCATCAGACAGAGTTCTACCTCATGGATTCCGCCGAATA TTTCTTTCAGGAAGCGATGCGAATAGTATCATCAGACTATTTACCGAACGAAATGGATGTACTCCGAGCGCGAACGAAGACAACAGGTATCTATGAGACGAGATTCCAAATGGGGCAACTAAGCATTCA TATGTTCGATGTTGGTGGTCAACGAAGTGAGAGAAAGAAGTGGATCCACTGCTTTGAGAATGTCACATCGATCATCTTCTGTGTGGCATTGAGCGAATATGATCAAGTCCTGCTCGAGGAGAGCAGTCAG AACCGAATGATGGAGAGTTTGCTCCTTTTTGACTCGGTTGTCAACTCGCGGTGGTTCATGCGTACTAGCATCATACTGTTCCTCAACAAGGTTGACATTTTCAAGCAAAAGCTGAGCAGGTCTCCGCTGGGCAATTACTTTCCCGATTACTCGGGTGGTAACGATGTCAATAAAGCAGCCAAGTATCTACTCTGGCGATTCAATCAGGTCAATCGGGCGCATCTAAACCTGTATCCCCA CTTGACGCAAGCAACAGATACGTCGAACATTCGACTCGTTTTCGCAGCAGTCAAAGAGACTATCTTGAATAACGCACTTAAGGACTCGGGCATTCTTTGA
- a CDS encoding glycosyl transferase yields the protein MASEQQRLPTRERRPSTSAPIVDIQGAVGPAGISRPKHTRTATGFGPSEIKSFEASIPEPQREAWKRNQSSGFTGKDGFEKEVVRHVETTLARSVFNCDEHAAYSATSLAFRDRLILDWNRTQQRQTYRDSKRVYYFSLEFLMGRALDNAMLNVGQKDTAKAGLAELGFRIEDIITQENDAALGNGGLGRLAACFLDSLASLNYPAWGYGLRYRYGIFKQEIVDGYQVEVPDYWLDFNPWEFPRHDVTVDIQFFGHVRKTTDENGKSVAIWEGGEIVQAVAYDVPIPGYDTPTTNNLRLWSSKASGGEFDFQKFNNGDYESSVADQQRAETISAVLYPNDNLERGKELRLKQQYFWVAASLYDIVRRFKKSNRPWKEFPDQVAIQLNDTHPTLAIVELQRILIDIEHLEWDLAWEIVVNTFGYTNHTVLPEALEKWPVGLIQHLLPRHLQIIYDINLFFLQKVEKAFPNDRDILRRVSIIEESQTKMVRMAYLAIVGSHKVNGVAELHSDLIKTTIFKDFVEIYGPDKFTNVTNGITPRRWLHQANPRLSELIASKVGGNGFLKDLTTLNQLEKYADDKEFRKEWSEIKYANKVRLAKLIKSAVGVTVNPAALFDVQVKRIHEYKRQQLNIFGVIHRYLHLKSLSPEERKKVVPRVSIFGGKAAPGYWMAKQIIHLVNAVGSVVNNDEDIGDLLKVIFLPDYNVSKAEIITPASDLSEHISTAGTEASGTSNMKFVLNGGLIIGTCDGANIEITREIGENNIFLFGNLAEDVEDLRHSHQYGSHEIDPDLQKVFAEIEKGTFGSVHDFSALVAAVRDHGDYYLVSDDFHSYNETHKLVDEAYQNQEEWIKKSITSVSRMGFFSSDRCIDEYAESIWNAEPLVVHD from the exons ATGGCGTCTGAACAGCAGCGTTTGCCCACCCGTGAGAGGCGCCCCTCCACCTCCGCCCCGATTGTCGACATTCAGGGTGCAGTCGGCCCCGCAGGCATCTCCCGCCCAAAACACACCCGAACTGCCACTGGTTTCGGTCCTAGTGAGATCAAGAGCTTTGAAG cctcaattCCCGAACCTCAGCGTGAAGCATGGAAGCGCAACCAGTCTAGTGGCTTTACTGGTAAAGACGGCTTCGAGAAAGAGGTTGTCCGCCACGTCGAGACCACTCTTGCCCGCTCTGTCTTCAACTGCGATGAGCATGCTGCCTACTCTGCTACCAGCCTGGCTTTCCGTGATCGCCTGATCCTTGATTGGAACAGAACTCAACAGAGACAGACTTATCGCGATTCCAAGCGCGTTTACTACTTCAGTCTTGAGTTCTTGATGGGCCGTGCTCTTGACAATGCTATGCTCAACGTGGGTCAGAAGGATACTGCAAAGG CTGGTCTTGCTGAGCTCGGCTTCCGAATCGAAGATATCATCACACAAGAGAATGACGCTGCGCTGGGTAACGGCGGTCTTGGTCGACTCGCTGCCTGTTTCCTCGACAGTCTGGCCTCCCTCAACTACCCCGCTTGGGGGTACGGTCTCCGATATCGATATGGCATTTTCAAGCAGGAAATTGTCGATGGATACCAAGTCGAGGTGCCTGATTACTGGCTCGACTTCAACCCCTGGGAGTTCCCACGACACGACGTCACTGTTGAT ATTCAATTCTTTGGACATGTTAGAAAGACTactgatgagaatggcaagtCCGTTGCTATTTGGGAGGGTGGTGAGATCGTTCAGGCCGTTGCCTACGATGTTCCTATCCCCGGCTACGACACACCCACAACAAACAACCTGAGACTGTGGTCCAGCAAAGCTTCTGGTGGAGAGTTTGACTTCCAGAAGTTCAACAATGGTGATTACGAGAGTTCAGTTGCCGATCAACAACGAGCTGAGACCATCAGCGCTGTTCTGTACCCTAACGACAATCTGGAGCGTGGAAAAGAACTTCGGCTGAAGCAGCAGTACTTTTGGGTTGCTGCCTCGTTGTACGATATCGTTCGCCGTTTCAAAAAGTCCAACCGCCCTTGGAAGGAGTTCCCCGACCAGGTGGCTATCCAGCTCAACGATACCCACCCTACACTGGCCATCGTGGAGTTGCAGCGAATTCTCATTGACATTGAGCACCTTGAATGGGACCTGGCCTGGGAAATTGTCGTGAATACC TTCGGTTACACCAATCATACTGTGCTGCCCGAAGCTCTGGAGAAATGGCCTGTTGGTCTGATCCAGCACCTTCTACCTCGACACTTGCAGATTATTTACGATATCAATCTGTTCTTCCTCCAGAAGGTCGAAAAGGCATTCCCCAATGACCGAGATATCTTGAGAAGAGTGTCCATCATCGAGGAATCTCAAACAAAGATGGTACGCATGGCGTACTTGGCTATTGTTGGATCACACAAGGTCAACGGTGTTGCTGAATTGCACTCGGATCTCATCAAAACCACTATCTTCAAGGACTTTGTCGAGATCTACGGCCCTGACAAGTTTACCAACGTGACCAACGGCATCACTCCTCGCCGCTGGCTCCACCAGGCCAACCCTCGTCTTTCGGAGCTCATTGCTTCCAAGGTTGGGGGTAATGGCTTCCTCAAGGACCTCACCACTCTAAACCAGCTCGAGAAGTATGCTGATGACAAGGAATTCCGTAAGGAGTGGTCCGAGATCAAGTATGCCAACAAAGTCCGACTCGCTAAGCTCATCAAGTCGGCCGTAGGTGTCACTGTGAACCCTGCGGCGTTGTTTGATGTTCAAGTCAAGAGAATCCACGAGTACAAGCGACAGCAGCTCAATATCTTCGGTGTTATTCATCGATATCTCCACCTCAAGTCACTGTCCCCTGAGGAGCGCAAGAAGGTCGTTCCTCGTGTCTCCATCTTTGGAGGCAAGGCCGCCCCCGGCTACTGGATGGCGAAGCAGATTATTCATCTCGTCAATGCTGTTGGCTCTGTGGTGAATAATGATGAGGATATTGGAgatcttctcaaggtcaTCTTCTTGCCTGACTACAACGTTAGCAAAGCTGAGATTATCACCCCTGCATCGGACCTCAGCGAGCACATTTCTACTGCTGGCACCGA GGCATCTGGTACCAGCAACATGAAATTTGTGCTGAATGGTGGTCTCATCATTGGCACTTGTGATGGTGCCAAT ATTGAAATAACTCGCGAGATTGGCGAGAACAACATCTTCTTGTTTGGCAACCTCGCTGAAGACGTCGAAGATCTCCGACACAGCCACCAGTACGGCTCTCATGAAATTGACCCCGACTTGCAGAAAGTGTTTGCCGAGATCGAGAAGGGCACTTTTGGCTCGGTCCATGACTTTAGCGCCCTGGTCGCTGCTGTCCGTGATCACGGTGACTACTACTTGGTGTCTGACGACTTCCACAGCTACAACGAGACTCATAAGCTGGTGGATGAGGCGTATCAGAACCAGGAGGAATGGATCAAGAAGTCAATTACCTCTGTTTCTCGCATGGGATTTTTCAGTAGCGACCGCTGCATTGACGAGTATGCCGAGAGTATCTGGAACGCAGAGCCTCTCGTCGTCCATGATTAG
- a CDS encoding mitogen-activated protein kinase HOG1 has translation MAEFVRAQIFGTTFEITSRYSDLQPVGMGAFGLVCSARDQLTNQNVAVKKIMKPFSTPVLAKRTYRELKLLKHLKHENVISLSDIFISPLEDIYFVTELLGTDLHRLLTSRPLEKQFIQYFLYQIMRGLKYVHSAGVVHRDLKPSNILVNENCDLKICDFGLARIQDPQMTGYVSTRYYRAPEIMLTWQKYDVEVDIWSAGCIFAEMLEGKPLFPGKDHVNQFSIITELLGTPPDDVINTIASENTLRFVKSLPKRERQPLRNKFKNADDSAIDLLERMLVFDPKKRITATEALSHDYLSPYHDPTDEPVAEEKFDWSFNDADLPVDTWKIMMYSEILDYHNVEAGVTNMEEQFNGQ, from the exons ATGGCCGAGTTCGTACGCGCCCAGATCTTTGGCACCACATTCGAGATCACCTCGAG ATACTCCGATCTCCAGCCTGTTGGCATGGGAGCTTTTGGCCTCGTTTG CTCTGCCCGGGATCAACTTACCAACCAAAATGTCgcagtcaagaagatcatgaagcCTTTCAGCACACCTGTGCTCGCAAAGCGCACATACCGTGAGCTCAAGCTGCTCAAGCACCTCAAGCACGAAAAC GTCATTTCTCTTAGCGACATCTTTATTTCTCCTTTGGAAGATAT CTATTTTGTCACAGAGCTCCTCGGTACCGATCTTCACCGATTATTGACATCGCGCCCTCTTGAGAAGCAGTTCATCCAGTACTTCCTCTACCAAATTATG CGAGGTCTGAAGTACGTGCATTCGGCCGGCGTTGTCCACCGCGATCTCAAACCCAGCAATATCCTCGTCAACGAAAACTGTGATCTCAAGATTTGCGACTTTGGTCTTGCACGAATCCAGGACCCTCAGATGACTGGTTATGTCTCCACACGATACTACCGAGCCCCTGAAATTATGCTCACCTGGCAAAAATACGACGTCGAGGTTGATATTTGGAGTGCCGGTTGCATTTTTGCTGAGATGCTTGAGGGCAAACCTTTGTTCCCCGGAAAAGATCACGTCAACCAATTCTCTATCATCACTGAGCTACTTGGTACCCCTCCTGATGATgttatcaacaccatcgccagCGAGAAC ACACTGCGGTTCGTGAAGTCGCTGCCCAAACGCGAGCGACAGCCTCTTCGTAACAAGTTCAAGAATGCCGACGATTCGG CTATTGATCTGCTGGAGCGCATGCTTGTCTTCGACCCTAAGAAGCGAATAACTGCCACAGAGGCCCTCTCCCACGACTATCTCTCTCCCTACCACGACCCCACAGACGAGCCCGTGGCGGAGGAGAAGTTTGACTGGAGCTTCAACGACGCCGATCTCCCCGTTGATACATGGAAAATCATGAT GTACTCGGAAATTCTCGATTATCATAACGTGGAAGCCGGAGTTACTAACATGGAGGAGCAATTCAACGGACAATAA